A portion of the Ascaphus truei isolate aAscTru1 chromosome 14, aAscTru1.hap1, whole genome shotgun sequence genome contains these proteins:
- the GPR160 gene encoding putative G-protein coupled receptor 160, protein MEGNEGTLTEEGMKRVEPSCILIMIMMGKILLNLFMFWAKQRPGSPSFLGSFCLSLALLDFALVAAVSAIHYFQDFCIGGIRFTNYHICLFTQIISHVYGILHYPVFLASCLDYYLAIVKSVNLPRVCLGLLYTTAVLFLWIAAFVYVLRSPVPSSALDSSLPSYQYTFYVSSQSYYLSAVILLVIVSVLAVCHKEVATFGKSMKMISYDNNTVILFSFSTGKEWPVRGKREILVTFMVSFLGTWAPLVLLQIIMLVLCAQIPGYIDMNVPWLYFLNSFLVGMAYWLKYPDVQLTKTSPSPDPFVSWKYCVLPLLGIEHTKEAVPLNELSPTVIII, encoded by the coding sequence ATGGAAGGGAATGAGGGGACACTGACCGAGGAAGGCATGAAACGTGTGGAACCCAGCTGCATACTGATCATGATCATGATGGGGAAAATACTACTGAACCTCTTCATGTTTTGGGCCAAGCAAAGGCCCGGGAGCCCCAGCTTCCTTGGGTCTTTTTGTCTTTCTCTGGCACTTCTAGACTTTGCTCTGGTGGCGGCTGTTTCAGCTATTCACTATTTTCAGGATTTTTGTATTGGGGGCATTAGGTTTACAAATTACCACATTTGTCTGTTTACACAGATTATATCCCACGTGTATGGTATTTTGCATTATCCCGTCTTCTTGGCATCTTGCCTGGATTATTATTTGGCCATTGTAAAGTCTGTAAACCTTCCAAGGGTTTGTCTCGGGTTACTGTATACCACTGCTGTCCTCTTCCTATGGATTGCCGCTTTCGTCTACGTCCTCCGCTCTCCCGTGCCCTCCTCCGCGTTGGACAGCAGCTTGCCATCGTATCAATACACTTTTTATGTTAGTAGCCAAAGTTATTATCTGTCTGCGGTAATCCTGTTGGTCATTGTCTCCGTTCTTGCCGTCTGCCATAAGGAGGTGGCCACCTTCGGCAAATCGATGAAAATGATTTCCTATGACAACAATACCGTAATCCTGTTCTCGTTCTCCACTGGAAAGGAGTGGCCCGTCCGAGGAAAGAGAGAGATTTTGGTCACCTTTATGGTCTCATTCTTGGGGACATGGGCGCCATTGGTTCTCCTACAGATTATTATGCTTGTTCTGTGCGCACAGATCCCGGGGTACATAGACATGAATGTCCCGTGGCTGTATTTCCTGAACAGTTTCCTAGTGGGAATGGCATATTGGCTTAAATATCCCGACGTACAACTGACTAAGACTTCTCCATCCCCAGACCCCTTTGTGAGCTGGAAATACTGCGTTCTGCCGCTTCTTGGTATTGAACATACGAAAGAAGCTGTTCCTCTGAACGAACTGTCGCCTACAGTGATAATAATTTGA